In Gopherus flavomarginatus isolate rGopFla2 chromosome 1, rGopFla2.mat.asm, whole genome shotgun sequence, a single genomic region encodes these proteins:
- the LOC127056583 gene encoding uncharacterized protein LOC127056583, whose translation MLLGEDLANHVKLAKRVGMVTRSQARQASRPIPVPEPSTRALSLLPETQTEVVDPDLLSTTATAIAHPVPKPELEKQPAPKPLPALTPALANPSPTSMPEGTSRPELAEAADNPTQEAQPEPEISHRAPAEGSSPSTKTTPSPTSLPEGLSPSPQSKEELVSPALREQFQAEQEADDSLQKAWAATRSAPPPLSSSNRSRFVVEQGLLYKETLSGGHQEDWRPQKQLVVPTNLSVYSPGRR comes from the exons atgctactgggggaagatttggccaaccatgtgaagctggccaagagggtggggatggttacacgcagccaagccaggcaagcttccagacccatccctgttcctgagccgtccacaagggccctgtctctgttaccagagacccagacagaggtggtggacccagaTCTCCTatcaacgactgcaacagccatagcgCATCCAGTCCCcaaaccggaactggaaaagcaaccagcaccaaaaccgttgccagcactgacgccagcgcttgcaaacccatctccaacctcaatgccagagggcaccagcaggcctgaactggcagaggcagcagacaaccctacccaagaggctcagcctgagcctgaaatatcacatcgTGCACCAGCAGAAGGcagttcaccatcaacgaaaacaaccccatcacctacatcgcttccagaaggactaagcccaagtccacagtctaaggaggaactggtgtctccagccttaagggaacagttccaggctgagcaggaagcagatgacagcctccaGAAAGCTTGGGCTGCGACACGGAGCgctccaccgcctctcagctcttctaaccgatcccggtttgttgtagaacaaggacttttatacaaggagactctttctggtggacaccaggaagactggcgtcctcaaaaacagttggtagttccaactaa tttgtcagtttacagcccagggaggagatga